In the genome of Electrophorus electricus isolate fEleEle1 chromosome 21, fEleEle1.pri, whole genome shotgun sequence, the window AGTTCATTTGAAAGTAAAGCCCAAAAGCTGGGGAATCTGTTGGGGGTCACAATAGTCGATGATCACATGAGTTTCTCAGGTGTTTTATaagatttattttcttactGTGAATGAGTGAATTTTGTCAGAGACACAGCATAAGGATTTTTATGTGTCGTGTGTGTAGCCGGTGattaaaacacatgaaaaatgaaacattttgaaagGGTGGTTATTGTTTATAGGTATCGAATTTTATAGGCATTTTTATTAGTCTCTCTTAATCTGTGGTGTGAAATATGCTGTAGCAAAGCATCTAACTTTTCTTACAGAAAACGTCTGTCACAAGAAACAGATTGATACATTTACATTCCCCCAAACCACCTGTGGTCTTTATAGTTATTCAACCGAGACGTGTTCACCAGGAACATTAAATGGTAAAGTACCCCATCTAATTTCCTGTCAAACCCCAGAATGCCATATAAAAAACTGCACCCCAATAAAGAATGTAAACCTTAAAAGAAAGTTCTTGGCATTATCACCCTGGCTACCTGTTATATTGGATTAATTGTAACATTTCTTTCGATTATATATCCTGTATCCTACAGGAGATCCGAGTATATATGAAAAGTACTGTCCCAACATTACAGCACACAAACTCTTTGCTAATACATTTTAGAGTTTTGTAACATCCTATTTGTGGTCTTTTTGTGTTTGGACCACACAGCTGGATTTCCACGGGCCAGTGTGCTCTGCGCGAATTGTTCTTTTGGTACACCTATATATCTGGATTGCATGCTGACCCTGGACATCCTTCAAGTAAATGTAAGTAGACTCCAGCTGTTGCACAtgctaaataaaaatagttttatttactCTACACATTGCCAATAATTTTAGTCCTATTTGGAAGCCATATTAACTTAAGCCGCTTCATCAtaatagcattttttttaaacatgattcATGTTTATTTCCATTGTATTATTTCCATCGTACAATAATTATGCAATACCTTTAGTATTAACTCTCACACCAGCCGAAAATGTAAGTTGTAAAAGCTATTTTACAATGTCTCTGGgcttaaatgttaatgtagtTTAAAAAGTACAGTCCATATCCAAAATACAGGCATTCTTGAAAAGCAACATTACCATCCCATTAGTTgaattttgaaacattttgggAAATATAGTCAGCATTTTCCAAAACTTGGGCTTAGCCATTTTTTCTACCTATATGACACTTTCTGGCATCTTTAGGCAAGACTACATTTAGCAAAACatttcttgcaatgaaacaaGACTCTCTCTCATCAAACTAAAATGAAGCCAAGGTACCTTTATGTTTTGCCCTATGCCATGTTTAATGCAATGTGTGTTTATCTTGCAATACAACATACCATCTATATATTTAACTGTGAAAACATGTTGATGATTTAGCTTTAATCCTCATTTACTCTAATATGTGTAGTAATACATGCaccttttcaaaaaaaaaaaaaaattaaagctttCACAAGTTGCTGTGAACAAGGAGAAGGTAGCCTTCAACGTCCAAATACTCACATCCAGACCTGGTCAGCTGACCACCCACAACATCAGCACAGCTGCAGAGATAGCCAGcagtctgctctctctgcaggaTTTACCAAAGGTACACTAGAAAACCATAACTTTACAGTAAACTTTACAGCAGTACTATACACAAAGCATCCTAATAATGTAACAGAAACACTTTAAGTATCTTTGAGACATATTTTTTATTGAAACACTTAGGCTAGCAAGCTATCACTAAAGTAGATGTTCACTGAGAAAATGATTCTGGGTTCAGCGGCTAAAATTTTGAGCATGATACTACTGCATTAAACAATTGGGAAACAAGAAGGGAGTTCTTCTGGTTTGTTACTTATTTCACATGTGTACAGGCAGTGCATCAAAGTCTCAACTCTCACCATAAGAGAGTTGTTTTGGAAAGAGGTTAGGATGGGGGTCAGGAAGTCAGGAAAAACAGAATGTTGCTTACAGCTGCTTTACTAAGCTATCAGGCCTTTGTTGTCATGATATTTCTCTGCACTTCACATTGacttcaatttttttttcagaaaaagcCTGATTCTTTCATAAAGGGATtcaaagttagctagctaaatcaaAGAAAATATTGTGCAATGCTTAGGTACATAACATATTACTAATACAGATGACTATTGCTTTAAGTGAAAGCTTTaatatattatgattatgattattattattgtgtataAATATTGGTATCGTAATTGTCTCAGCTTTCACAATTTAATAAACACTGTTATCAGGGGtggaatgtgttttgtgtttttaggcAGTATTGCATTCCTGTGTATAAAGACTGTATTTCTGATGGGGAATTATTTCACTCATACTACCATGTTCAGCACTCCTGATATACTGAATATTGAACTGCACACTCTTCTAAAGAGTCTCAACATATGCTCTATAGATTTGcttgtctctcttgctctacTGCTCAGGACATTAATCAGGCTGCAGTGACCACAGTCAGCCAGCTTCTTAATGCTGAGGGGAACCAGTTTTCCAAGTCCACCAGGAATTCTACCAACAGGTAGAATTTCCTGCTCCCTGCACTGTCAGCTACCATGGGTTGCCCCAGAAGTAAAAAATACCCTTTTTGCTTTAGAAGCTATTGTGTCATTTATTCTTCACCTAGATGCAGTTTTCAGGCATAACACTCCACAAACCACAACATGCAGACTATTAAAATTCACTTtgtcctgttgtgtgtgtgtgtgtgtgtgtgtgtgtgtgtgtgtgtgtgtgtgtgtgtgtgtgtgtgtgtgtgttcatttgattTCTCCAAAGACTCATAGAGACATTGCAGGGCTTTTCACTGAGAGTGAAAGATATATTGGTGCAGCCAAACATTATTGTGCATTCATCCAAGGTGAAGGTCACCAGTACTACAAGCTTCCAGTTCACTGCTTTAAAAGGTCTGCTTGGCTGGAAAATGTTCAAGGTTATGTTTCTGTGATCCATAATCCAAAGATAAAACCTCCGTGTAGGAAAATTGtggatgtgatgtgatgtattCAGGAACATAGTTCTTGTGGTatcttttcatattttttaagGTATAGATGAAAACATCCCAAGTAGAATTTAGATGctattatgtttaaaaaattggCAGCTCTGTTTCTTTAGAATTAGAGTTGGATTAGAGGAAGAATGGAGATGTGGCTGTAGTAAAAACTGATTGtgaaaaactgaactgaactgagatcagttcagatcagtttttcaaaatcagattttttcGGAAAAAGCCTGATTTTTTCATAAAGGGATtcaaagttagctagctaaatcaaagaaaaatattgtgCAATGCTTAGGTACATAACATATTACTAATACAGATGACTATTGCTTTAAGTGAAAGCTTTaatatattatgattatgattattattattgtgtataAATATTGGTATCGTAATTGTCTCAGTTGAGATCAGTTCAGATCAGTTTTTCAAAATCAGTGACAATTATGGTAGTGATCTGTAGTGACAATTAAGCTAGTGATCAGATCTATAGTGATGATTATAGTAGAAATCTGATATAGTTATTCTAGTGATCATTATGGTGGTGATCAGCTCTACTGTGATAGTTATAGTGgtgattaattacatttatatgtgaGCAGTAATTATTTATGTCCTGTAAATTTAGCACTCCAATGCTAATTTGAGCTTCAGCATGATATTTTCTCCAATTAGTCTTGACTGCCTTGTGCTCAATGGTACATAATTACAATTTCCTTATccatggaaaaacaaaatcttgGAGCCTCCCGTAGTATCtcagaaaaagaaggaaataagGAAGCTTTGAAATGGgggagaaaacaaaatgttcttTTGAAAAGTAATTTGAATTATATTGTATTGATCATATTTTGAACGACATCTCCTTCAGCAATCATGATTTCCTGCCAACCTGACTGCTTTCTAAATCCGACCCTATGAACATCCTGTAGGGTTGTCAGACATCTTCTCATACAACAGGGTCAAGGTGAATAACCAAACTAAAGATCACCAGTTGCCCACTGATGTCCAGATAACCATCGACTTTAAAGAAGGTACCATATGTAATTAAACACTTGACTTTATACTCAGTTTAGTATTATTATGTTATCGTGAGACACAAGTGGGAAGTGAGAGTGGGATTAGACAGAGGTGGCTACAAGATGTAGGTTCTTATAAGTTGTTAATAAATCAGGTGAAAGAATCAGAATGGGCTGCTTATTTATCTAACAACACCAGATTCAGGAtaaagaaaagcacaaaaatatgaaatagtgctataataaataatacaaacatctacaaatacttttaaaaatacttagaataatcaatcaatctagAAACActcaaaatgataaaatgttctAGAAATACCTCTAATAAAACAATCTagaaacactgctgtaatgATAAAATGTAGTAacctttttaatgtatgtgctGAAAGGCTTAAAATTCAGTTCGGCAAATGGTGGCAGGGTAGGGTTCAGAAAACTCAGGGAGAAAATGTACTTTAGGTCTCAAACAAACTTCACATCTTTGTTTACCTGCGCCTTCAAATTCTCGTATTGTTTTAATTGCAATTAGAATGGACAAAATTACTAGAAGGCAGATGGTGTGGAGAGAACTGAAGCTTCTCGTTTCGGGTTTATCGGAAGgcagatttatttttcctttttatttattttttttgtcttaattCAAGATCTTAATACAGCATATTCTTATATTTGAAATAGCATATGTCGTGTAGCAGTACTAATAACTGACAAAATTATGTTTTTGGAGTATttaataaactctctctctctctctctctctctctctctctctgtgtgtgtgtgtgtgtgtgtgtgtgtgtgcgtgcgtgtgtgcgtcctGTAGACCTGACTGAAAGTAGCGAAGATGTCGGCATTGTGTTGTATAATAATGATCTCTTCTTCAGGTCAAGTAATTATCAGCCCTCTCTGGACACCCAAACAAAAGTGATCTCTGGAAATGTGATGAGAAACAACATCGTCAAGCATGTTAATTTCAGCGTGAGCAAAAAGGTAAGAGACAATTCCAGCAATCACTTTTAATATATGGGCTATAAGACCCCTTACACACCTCACCACTTTAGCCACCATTTGttgtaattataaattaattcaCAAATTATACATATTAAAAGGTCAAGTCTGGTTtggtgtgtacatatatatatatatatatatatatatatatatatatatatatatatatatatatatatatatatatataacacaaacTGTTTTTCAGAATCCGGACAATATGCATCTTGTTCACTTTGCATGCGTGAATTGGGAGTCCGGCATAAACAAATGGAGTTCAAACGGCTGCTCAAAACAAGATGGTCAGGGCAACTCTGATGTGCTGACCTGCAGCTGTAGTCATACTGCTAATTTTGCTGTGCTCATGGTAAGATATGTTGGTTATCTGAAGCATGCAGGTCACATTATGTAGGAGGGCCAGTTTCCTGAACAGTCATCAGACAGATGGTTAATATCACATCCACATGTTCACCCTCTTTTGCCCTGAATTGATTAATTGTGTGTATAGATGTCAGTTATAACCAGTTGAATTAATTGAGGTTTAATTGAgttttataaactttttttctgcttgtcttttttttttttttagctctttttaattttatcagCTTTCAGCCATTCTTActaacatttgcatttttcagAATAAGAGTAGATTTGAAGTCTGTTGTTTTAAACCTGTTTATGTTAGGACAAGTTACTACATATTTGAGGTCAGTTTACTGAATGGAACCAAAATAGTGGTGTAAAAATCAGGCtatacaaatttacatttatgggtGACATTTCCATGCATTTTCCAGTCCTTACTGATAAAGGCCATGCTTAAATGCTGAGAAGCTTAAGAAAtccacacagatacacagttCATAGTTGaatagaaaacaaatgaatgtaaacaaattattaaGTGTAAGGTGTGTTCTTTGTTGCAGAGTTTTGGCCAAAACTTCGAATACTCCCTAGCTTTAGGCACCATCAGTATAACTGGCTGTGCTCTTTCCATTGTGGGACTGATCGTTACAGCACTGTTCCACATCCTGACCAGGTAAACAACAGAAATAGTGTAGCCCGTGGCTGTGGAGGTGAGTTAGTTGTTGTCGTCCCCCAACATTGGCTGAACAGCCATTTTCTGAGACAAGCCCATTGTTATTGTGTAGGTTTAACTGCCTCTGTCCACTAGATGGTGATGTAGTTATGAAAGAATAGGTTTCCACAATTTCAGCAAATACTTGCAGGTTATACAGAAGCTTCTAAAATATATGATTTTGGAGGATTCCCTTTCTTCTCAGATGTCATCGCTTTTTCTTCAAATTGATAGAAGCACCATTAGAGACATTTTATGCCATTGTTTAGATCTTTCTGGAGTTTCTATCGTTTGCCAACTAATTTTAAAATAGAACAATGGCTGACAGTAAGGGGATGGGTTGACTATAGTTGTGATTGTTCTGCCGTTTGCCTGAACAACCAGTTTTCCATGTATTCACTCCAGTTTTTGAAAATCTTCAATTCTGTAAGCAGCCTTCAGTTTGTCACCAAATGAATCATGCACACGCTTAATATCTGCAGGAAGTCCAGACAGACTGGTCCCACTCTCCTGCTGGTCAGCATCTGCGTGTCCATGAGCGTCTTCtacttcctcttcatcttcGGCATCCACAATCCCGTCCAGCAGGCTTCCTCTGCTCCGTCGAACACCAACATAATTCCTGAGACCGACTTCTACCAGGAGCCAGACCGTGGACCGTGCACGACTTTCACTGCCCTGCTCCAGTACTTCCTTCTGGTCACATTCATGTGGAACACCCTGTACGCCGTCCACATCTATCTCCTGATCAGAAACATCTCGGGTCCACCGCAAGGCTTTGCAGTCTTCTGCGTGACAGCAGGCTGGGGTAGGACGCCGCAGTAGACCCCCAGATCAATCCCGGGTTAATTATATGGGTTTGCGCCTGCATAAGTGCGATTCTTGCAATTGTCGATGAAGCTGTCGGCTTAGACATGTGGCTATTGGAGA includes:
- the adgrg7.1 gene encoding adhesion G-protein coupled receptor G7 gives rise to the protein MDQLLMLIFASVTATNYINAFSGITTTTEPTSMNFRSSTISTTTTTPVYRTTGTTAITTTTSQCQNGGHPDNGICLCPDNYIGKWCEIVAVNKEKVAFNVQILTSRPGQLTTHNISTAAEIASSLLSLQDLPKDINQAAVTTVSQLLNAEGNQFSKSTRNSTNRVKVNNQTKDHQLPTDVQITIDFKEDLTESSEDVGIVLYNNDLFFRSSNYQPSLDTQTKVISGNVMRNNIVKHVNFSVSKKSGINKWSSNGCSKQDGQGNSDVLTCSCSHTANFAVLMSFGQNFEYSLALGTISITGCALSIVGLIVTALFHILTRKSRQTGPTLLLVSICVSMSVFYFLFIFGIHNPVQQASSAPSNTNIIPETDFYQEPDRGPCTTFTALLQYFLLVTFMWNTLYAVHIYLLIRNISGPPQGFAVFCVTAGWGLPALIVGTSLGITYRTSTPLNYRQEEFCWLAGFDPHKRLDLRKPLFWGFLLPLAIMLLVNVTILIYFSLRTCNPNPELSSSQVRPLQKKILSSFSLAVILGVSWIIGYFMLLTTDPVLNNILTFVFCLCNTTQGIQIFILFTVRTSLFKQNFVVFCKFISIPNVAIHRQRYSLWPARGNDPLERYTANNFELIE